The genome window GAGGTGACCGTGCCAGTTGCCGAGGAAGTGGCGCGCATGTGCGCCGCTACGTCCGGGCTGATAGTCGAAGACGATGATGCGAGGCCCCGGTTCCAGATCATTGCTGCGGTAGGCCCACAGGTAGGCCTTTTTGGTTTTGCCGTTGCCGGGATCGAGTTGCGCCACCGGCGTCTCATCGGCGTGTAGGGCGTTGCGCTGCAACAGATGCCAGGCAAGCCGGTCTACCAGCGGTTGTAACGCCACACCGACACGACCAACCCAGTCTGCCAGCGTCGAACGCGACAGGATCACGTCGTCGCGCGCGGCGATCTGTTCAAGACGATAGAGCGGGAGATGATCCTGGTATTTGCCGATCATCACCCAGGTGAGCAAGCCGACCGCCGCCATGCCGCCATCAATAATGGCGGGTGCAATCGGCGCAGCCTTGACCGTCTCGCAGGCCTTGCACGCGTATTGCGGGCGGATATGGCGGTGGACAAAGAATTTGGCCGGTTCGACATCCAGCTGTTCGGTGATGTCTTCGCCGATTTTGACCAAGTCTTTACCGCACTGTCCGCACAGGCAGGATTCCGGTTCGTGACGGTGTTCGATGCGCGGCAAATGTTCTGGCAGCGGTTGACGGCCTGCGCGCGGACGCCTGGGTCTGGCGACGGTGGTGCAGGGTTGTTCTTCGACCAGCTGTTCGACTTGCGCTTCAACGGCGGAGAGGTCTTCGTTCCAGGTGTCTTCGAACAGATCGCGCTGCACAGCGGGCAGTGCTTCGCTTTTGACGCTGAAGCGGGTGCGGCGCAGGATGCTGAGCTCCAGGGTCAGCGCCTCGATCTTGATGTCCTTGATACGAATTTCATCGTCCTTGGCTTTCAGCGTTGCGTCGAACTGCTGTTCAGTTTCCTGCCGCGCCTGTTCGATCAACGAATCGATCGCCGATGCCAGCTGTGTTTTGGCCGCTGCTTCCAGATTCAGTTGATCGAGTTTAGCTTGTAAATTCATGGTGTTATTATACCCGATGCTCGGTAGGGAGTCACGCTGAAACCCGCATGAATGCTGGGTTTCAGCAGGTTTTTACGGAAAATGCAGGCGCTGTTCAAGCCCGTAAATCCGCCGACGGGACAGACGACAAGCGCCGCCAATCGACCCCGGCAATCAGCCATTCCCATTGCGCGACTGTGAGAGAAACACAGGGCTCTCCCGCCTTCGGCCCAATAAAGCGGCCCTCGTGCAAACGGCGCTGACATAACCACACTCCGGTGCCGTCCCACAGCAATACTTTGATGCGATTACCCGCACGATTGCGAAACACGAAGGCCGACCCCGCGCAAGGCGCATGTCCCAGCACCTGCTGCACATGGCTTGATAAACCGTCGATGCCGCGACGCATATCCACCGCCGCGACACTGAACCAAATCTGGACGGGATGAGCGATCAATCCAGACATTGCAGCAGCTCCGCCAACCAGCGAGGAGAAGTCGACGTTGAGAGTTCCAGGGTGTACCCCTGTCTTGTCCGCAATAGCAGCGCATGCGCCGCCGGTTCAGCTACTTTATCAATCGATACCGGCAAAAAACCGGCGCGCGAAGGTGAAAGAGGGCGAACCGCGGATGCTTCGGCATCCAGATGCCGCACCCAGTAGTTGAAAGTAGCCGGCTTCAGCTCGTTCCGACGGCTATATTCGACCTGACTCAGGCCGCTGGCTCGCCACTGCTCGATATGGCGTATCTGCTCTGCTTGCTTGTTATTCATGCTATTCATGCTTCGACTCCTCAAGGAAAATGCAAAGCATGACGGAAGACTTATTTTTTATGTAGACGGGACGACTGGACGCTTACATTCAACAAGTAAAAATTTGTTATTAAGGGCGCTGGCGGCAACGGGGATCATGGGGCTGACCATGGGCGCCGCGCAGGCGACCGGTATCAGCGAAGCCGGCGGACTTTTAGAGACGGTGGGTGATCTGAACCCCAATAGCTGGAAGCTGCTGAGCGATAGTGGTTTAAAAATCGGCGGCTGGATAAACGGCGGTGTTACCTACAACGCCAATGGCAACAGCATGGCCACAACGCAAGGATTCAATGGCGGCGGCGCCACCTTTGGCGACCGCGCCGACATGCTGCAGTTGAATCAGCTGTACGTCTATCTGCAGCGCGCAGTGGCAACGGAAGGCGACGACTGGAGTTTCGGCGGGCGCTTTGATTTTAACTACGGCACCGACTCCATTTTTACCCAGACCTACGGTATCCCGACCATCAACGTCACCACCGGCAATGTGAATCCTACGCGCGGCAACTGGGATTTGAATATCATGCGCGGCCAATATTATGGTATCGCATTACCGCAGGCTTACCTTGAAAGCTATATTCCGATAGGCAACGGTCTCAATGTCAAGCTGGGGCATTTTTATACGCCGATCGGCTATGAAGTTGTCACCGCGCCTGACAACTTCTTTTATACCCATGCTTACAGCATGCAATGGGAGCCTTTCACCCATACCGGCGCACTGTTCAGTTATACCTTCGATCCGAACTGGTCGGCATTGGGCGGCGTGATAACCAATAGCGGCACCGGAGGCTTTGACGGCGGCTTCAATGGCCAGTGGGGTAACTGGGACGGCATCGCCGGCCTGACCTTGAGCAGTGACGACAAAAACACTTCACTTTACGGTTCGGGTACTTATGGCGGCACGTCATCGACGCCGGGGAGCGGTACCTGGAGCTTCTTTAGCCTGGTGTTAAAGCATAACTTTCTGGACAATCTGCATTTTGTGCTGCAACACGATCACGGGTTTGCCAATAATGTCTGCTCGGTTAACGGCAGCAACGGACGCGCGGCCTGTAACATTCCGGTAGCTACCAGCCAAAATCCGCAGTGGTACAGCATCAACAGCGAATTGTTCTATGACCTCATGGAGGGGCTAGGCGCGGGTATGCGCGTTGAATGGTTCCGTGATAACGACGGCTTCAGGGTCAGCGCGCCGGCGCGCGTGGCGGCAGGCTGGAATCCCAGCACAGGGAGTCCAGGCGGCATGTATAACTATGTCGGCGCGAATTATACGAACTCCGGATTATTGTCGGCCAGTTATTACGAAGTTACGCTGGGGCTGAACTGGAAGCCGCTAAAGTGGCTTACCGTGCGTCCAAATGCACGCTTTGACTGGGTCAGTTCATCCAATCTGGCAGTTGGGTACTCCCCGCTCGGCTACAACAGCAGCGGCGCGCCGCAAACGACGCAGTTCCTGTTCTCCACCGACGCCATCATCATGTTCTAACAGCCCGAGGACCATCATATTCAGGAACGCGCCAATGAAGAAAAAAACAGGGTTTTCAATTCTGATTGTGATAGCGTTTCTATTATCGACCGGGTGCGCTTCGAACAATACCTCGCTGGATTTGATTACCGCAGGCGAAGTTCAAACCGCCAAAACGGAAAATGACCATCTGGCTCTGGCAGCACGGTACGAAACCATCGCGAAGGAACTCCAGATCAAGGCAGACGAGCACAGAAAGTTGCTGAGTGCAGCCGCGAAACCGGCCTTATGAAATAGGACGCAACGTAGAGGACGTAGAGGAACACAATCAGGCATTGATCGACGCTTACCAGAAAGCCGCTGATTCCAACATGAAAATGGCTCAAATTCAGAAAGCTCTTGCTGCGGAAGCACGTTAATTCTTGCATTTCTACCAGCATAGGTATCGACCAAGCCAAGCTATTTTTTTATTTCCCTCTCCCGCTGGGAAAGGGAACTTTTGCAGATACCCCCATGTGCGTTGGCGGGGGAGATGCGCACAGATCACCAAACAGCATCCAACTTCTATTATATCCTTGTAGGAGCGGGCTTTAGCCCGGGAATAACCAGGATCGCGGGTTAAAGCCCGCTCCTACAATGCATTCCGGCCAAGGGCCATACGCGCATATTTCCCGTAAAATCCCGAATGAGAAGAATAAGGTTAGTTTATGCATCTGTAGGAAACAGCATGTACGAAAGCTGAAAAATAAATTTTCTGCCGCCCGCTAAGGAACCGCTGATTTAATCAAAAAATGTCGACTCCAGCCACATGAAATCAAAATGTTACCATTTTTTTGTGGCAAAAACCGATTAAATCAGTGTTTCCCTAAAGCCAGCCGGCTCTTTTCAACCGTCGATACAACCAGACACAGGAAAGAACTACAAGGCCAAGCGTTACCGGATAACCATACCGCCAGTCAAGCTCGGGCATGTAACGGAAGTTCATGCCGAACAAGCTGAAAACCATGGTCGGAATAGCGAGAATTGCGCCCCAACCCGCCAAGCGCTGTATCCCCTCGTTCTGATTGACGGTAATCAGAATCAGATTGATCGACATCGCCGCCGTCAGCATTTCGCGCATGCCGCCCCTGGACTGGTCAAGCCGTTTAACGTGATCGTAAATATCGCGAAAATACGGGCGGATGTCTTTCGGGATCATCGCGGAGTGAATTCATGTCAGCGCATTGCAAATATCAAGCAGCGGCACTGCGGCGGTTTGCAGCAACAGCATCTCGCGCTTGAGTTCATAGAGCTTCACCAGCGTCTCATGATTAAAGCGCGATGCGAAAATATCAGCCTCTATCCTTTCCAGCCGTAGCTGAAAATCCAGCAGTACCGGGCTGTATTGATCCACTATCGCATCCATGATCGCATACAACGGATAACCGGGCCCGCTGGCAAATCCTCGCGGCGCGCGCGCACAACGCGCGTCGATTTTTCCATAATTAAGCCACGAACCATGGGTGAAAGTGTCGACCACAGCGAGCAGCGCGGTGCGAAACGCACCGAACAAAGCCGCCTGATGCATTTTGTACAGGGAAAGGTAAACCAGCCGGGCCATGAATCCTTCGATAAATACCTGACCCAGCAGATTTCCCATCAAGGTGCCGACCGTGCTGTATTTGCCAAACGTTACCAGGCAGCCGTAATCACGGTAACTATATTCCAACAGCTTTTTTCCATGAAGGCGGCGGAGAATGTTGGTGTAGGTTAGCGACGCTTCCTGGTGTGCCGCTTGCGCAGTGGGGGGTACGTTCCGGTTCGAATGGGGCTGCGGACAAGCCGCGCAATCGCCGATGACAAAAATGTTGTCATCCAGCGAGGTTTGCAGAGTCCGCCGCACGATCAATTGATTGATGGCATTGGTTTCGAGGCCGTCGAGTTCCAGGAGAAAAGCCGGCGCCTTGACGCCTGCGGCCCATACTTTGATGTGCGCAGGCACATGAGGAATTTTCCCGGTTTTAAGTCCCTCCCGGGTAACCTCCAGCACACGTTCGCCGGTAAGGACAGCGATGCCGAGCTTTTCGAGTTGGCGGCTCGTGGCGGCCGAGAGATAGGGTGGTAATCCCGGCAACAGCCGTTCCGCCGCCTCTATGATGCAAATACCGACTTCAGCGGGGCGCCCGCCGTCGTAACGATACGCATTGATTTCGCAAAGCGCCTGCACAATACGGTGTAACTCCGCCGATAACTCGATACCGGTCGCGCCGCCGCCCACAATGACGATTTCCAGGCGCTGACTTGATTTCGGCTGATTCTGGGCACGCAGGTAAGCCTCCATGAACTGCCGATGGAACTGTTCGGCCTCGGCTTGCGTGTCGATAAATAAACAATGCTCGGCTACGCCCTTGATGCCGAAATCGTTGCTCAGACTACCCACAGCCATGACCAGGGTGTCGTAGCCGATACACTGCCCGGATACGATTTCTTCGCCCTTCTCGTTCAGAACCGACTCCAGCCGAATCTCTTTTTTACCGCGATCGAGTCCGTTCATACGTCCAGGAAAAAACCGGTAGTGGTTGTCGGCACTGTGGCCGAGATATTCCAACGCCTCATCGAGCGGCTCCAGGGTGCCGGCCGCCACTTCATGCAACAATGGTTTCCAGACGTGCGTGGGACTGTAATCAAGCAGTGTAACTATGGCTTTGTTCCGCCGTCCCAGCGTATTGCCCAAACGAGTCGCCAACTCCAGTCCTCCGGCTCCTCCCCCAACAATAACGATACGATGCCGTTCGTCGACAGTAAAAATTTGCATGGTTTCAACCTCGATCCAGTTTCAACGAGGTTCAAATTTAAGAAATCGGGAATAAATATCCTGTAAAGATATCAACAGGCATGAGAAACAGTGTATTGCCTAAACAGTCGCAAAGTATTAAACGCGACCACAAACTTCACAATTGCTATCATTAAGCTTCATGCAAATCGAAGAACTTACGGCGCGCCATCGCGCTCGGCGGTGAACGGGAATTTGTAACCGCTATAGTCGCCGGCCATGAGGTGACCGCGCCAGTTGCCCGGGAGGTTGCGCACATGATGCCGATGGCGCAGCCATCAGTGCGACGGCTAGATGATAAAGCGCGACTGAAAATATTGCTCCGATCCGGCAGGCTTTATGTTTCAAAAACCCGGCTGATAGAGCATGGTCAGAGCCCTGGAAATACTCAGTGAGCGCAGTTCCAGGTTTTTTTCGAGCGCGCTGAGAATGTCCTGGGGATAAGCCAAGTCGAACGCGCCGCTGACGATGCGTTGTCGAATGCGCGGATCGGCGATCATGATTTTGCCGGGAAAATAGCGGTTCAGTTCGGTGACCACAGAAGCCAGTGATTGCTGGTTAAATACCAACAAGCCGTTTTTCCAGGCAGAAACCTGCCGGGCGTCGGTATGCAATACCGGGCCGGCGCCATACATGTTGAGCGTGGTTTGTAAACCGGCTGTCAGTTCGATTGCCTGACCCCTGGCTCCTTCGCGGTAAACTTTTACCTTGCCTTCGGAAACGGTGACTGTCATCTGCCCGCTTTGCTTGTAAACGTCGAAAGCAGTACCCGTAACTTGAGTTACGCCATAATCGGTAACGACAAGGAAAGGGCGCGCGGAATTATGGGCTACCTGGAAATAGGCTTCGCCTTCCGAGAGCTTGATTACGCGTTGTTGCGAAGAGAACGCGACCGATATCGCGCTGTGCGTGTTCAACGTGATTCGAGAGCCATCTTCCGTGACAAGCTCGCGCCTTTCACCCCAGCCGGTATGGTAATCGCTGTTCCAGAAATGAAAAAAGCCAGGCAAGCAGGTGAACATAAGCACTGCTGCGGCCAGAGAAAAGCCTGCCAATGCTCGACGACGCGTTCTCCCTCCGGCAAACCGCGGTGCGGAAAGTGCTGGTTTGCGCGTTAATGCAGTGATTTGAGCGCTGGCGGCACTTTGAGCGTCTTCCCTTTCGAAAACTCTTTTTGCAGGCGTATCCAGCCATGCCCAAAACCTTTCGACATCCGCATAAGCTTCGGCATGACTGGGATTTAGCTGACGCCACTCTTCGAAATGAACGAAATCTTCAGGCACGGCGTCCCCTGAGTGGAGCTTGGAAAACCACTCGATGGCCTCGTTGGAGATTGTTTCCTCCATGGAGTTGCTATGCATAACCGTTTTTATAAATTATTAGCCACTATGCAGCGCGTGCTTATGCCGAGGCAATAGGGGAGAGCTCTCTAAAATATCGGGGTAGATTCAAATTGCTTCGCAAACCCGTCAGAGGCTCGTCTTTGGCCATCCGGCCCGCAAAAAGTCGCTCCGGACCTGGCTTGCGTTCTCTTCCTGGCCGTCCGCTGAATAGTTGGAATTATTATTATGTCTGATCCAAGTCACTGGAGTAGATTTGCTCCAATGAGTTGATTACAGTCTGTCCACACGTTATTGTCAAGCAATGATTTGAACTCTCGCCGTGGAGCCGGCAACATTATGATTGGCGCATGCGATCGCGCAGTAACTTCAATGCCTTGCCGATATGTGTTTCCACAGTGCGTGGAGAAATGCCCAGTTGCCTGGCGATCTCCGCATGACTGAGGTGTTGCACCTTATGAAGCAGAAATACCCGCCGGCATTGCGCCGGCAGCTCGGAAATCAACTGTTCGAGGCGATCCAGTTCCTGGCCCGTTTCCGCGATTTTCTCGGGCGAAGGTTTCGGGCAGACCAAATCCTCTTCCAAAGGTTCGATATGATTCCATGATGAAACGGCGGCCCGTCTTCCGTGATCGGTCGCCAGGTTGCAGGCAATACGGAATAAATACGCGCGTAAATTACCGATTTCCGAAGCGGGGTCCTGTTGAAGAACCCGTAAATAGGTTTCCTGCATCAGGTCTTCCGCCGTATGGCTGCAACCTAGACGGCGTTTAAGCAACTGCAGCAAGGGTTTTTGGATGTCAAGAAAAGTCGATTCAATCAGCGCAATAGAGGATTTCATTATTGTTATTCTGTTGACATTTACGTTTCCGCCAGGGGGATGCTGCTTTCATATACTTGAGTACAGGGCCACGCATTAGCCGTGCCATAATTTTTTATTTTAAGATTCATAGTCATATTTATTTATGCAATCAAGAAAATTTAGGCATATGACACAGTGGTGTGGCATTTCACACACCTTCCCGGTATATGAAACGGCTTCAGACGTTACTGCCCGTCAATAGTTACTCAGCCGTCGCGGGCAGCTCTGCGACCAATGGCGCTTCAGCGTGAAATAGCCGCGAAGTTCAATGCTGTTAGTGAAGAAGCCAAACGTCTGGAAGCCATTTACCAGCAAAAACTGACCGCCCTTGATGAACTCAAAAAATCCCTACTTCATCAGGCCTTCAGCGGTCAGCTATGATGTCGGCATAACGGAGGTAGGTGATGGAAAATATTCAAACAGAGCTGGTCATTTTTCAGGAATCGGGGCAGCCGGTTGAGGTTAGGCTGGATGCGCAGAGTGATACCGTTTGGCTGACTCAGCGGCAAATGGGTGTTTTGTTCGATACCACGCCTGAAAACATCCTGATGCACTTGAAAAATATCTTTCAAGACGAAGAGTGTTGTCGCTGACCGAAAACTGACCCATGTAGAGGTGGTTTGCTGATTCAAAAGTGACCCAGGTGTTCTACTTGCCCTGTCCAATTTTTGGGCAGGAGATAAAGGTGATCACTATGGAAATGATAGGCAAGATACGGCGGATGTATTTACGCGACAAAATGTCGCTGCATGAGATAGCAAAGTGATGTGTCAACACTTTTCCGGACACAAAGTTAAGCAGTTTTAAACTGCAATTCGTAGTCCACTGGCGACATATACTCGTTGGCCGAATGAAGCCGCTCCCGGTTATAAAAGACTTCAATATATTCAAATATACTCTGCTTGGCTTGCTCCCGGGTTTTGTAGTTTTCCTGATAAATCAGCTCTGTTTTGAGCGTATGAAAAAAACTTTCCGCAACGGCATTGTCCCAGCAATTCCCCTTACGGCTCATACTTTGCCGAACACCGTGTTGCTTCAATAACATCCGATGACTTTCCGACGCGTATTGACTGCCGCGGTCGGTATGCCAGATCAGGCCTTTTTCCGGCTTACGCTTCCAAACCACCATCAAAAAGGCATCGTTGGCCAACGCAGTGCGCATATGTTCAGCCATAGACCAGCCTACGACTTGGCTAGAATATAAGTCGATTACCACCGCTAAGTACAGCCAGCCTTCTTGCGTCGAAATATAGGTATATCACCCACGTAAGCTTGGTTGGGCCGCTGGACGCTAAACTGGCGACCCAGAGGATTGGCTGCAACCGGCAGGTTATGCTGCGAATTTGTGGTCGCCTTGAAGCGGCGCCGGGTCTTACAGCGTAAATCGGCTTGTCGCATCAAGCGCCCAATTCTTCGGCGGCTCAGATGGATATCCCTCTTTCCCAATTCTATTTTCAGCCGTCGTGTGCCGTAGCTCCCGCGGCTTTTTTTAAATTTGGTCGGGACGACAGGATTTGAACCTGCTACCACCTGTCCCCCAGAAAGGTAACTTACCATTCTATTACGTCCAGCAAACACTCATACAAACTAGAAATCCCATTATAAACAGCAGTATATGGGATTGCATTTTCCAAGATTGTCCGATAACATCTTACACAAGCCGCCCAAATTGTTATCCCGAAAGTTATCCCGGAAATTGATGGTGCGGATTCAATTTAGAAATGCAATCCCTATGGGGATTTAGTGTAACGTATTTCCACTCTGAAGAATACTTGGTGCAAATCATGGCAATCAACAAGCTCACCGATGTAGCCTTCCGTAAAATCAAACCGACTGACACCGAGCAGTTGCTGGCGGATGGCGGCGGGCTTTATGTGCGGGTACGATCACAATCAGAGGAGCGTGAACAAGGGTATCGACCCCGCGTTGAAGAAAGCCAATGATATTCAACGCAATCGACAGGAACAGCTTGCGGAAAAATTAAAATTGGATCAGCAAGCCGCACGCGCTACTATCAACGACCTGTTTGATCGATGGGTAAGCTTGGAGCTGTCACAACGCAAAGAATCTTCGCGTGATGAACTGGTGCGCGCTTTCA of Candidatus Methylospira mobilis contains these proteins:
- the tnpC gene encoding IS66 family transposase, coding for MEAAAKTQLASAIDSLIEQARQETEQQFDATLKAKDDEIRIKDIKIEALTLELSILRRTRFSVKSEALPAVQRDLFEDTWNEDLSAVEAQVEQLVEEQPCTTVARPRRPRAGRQPLPEHLPRIEHRHEPESCLCGQCGKDLVKIGEDITEQLDVEPAKFFVHRHIRPQYACKACETVKAAPIAPAIIDGGMAAVGLLTWVMIGKYQDHLPLYRLEQIAARDDVILSRSTLADWVGRVGVALQPLVDRLAWHLLQRNALHADETPVAQLDPGNGKTKKAYLWAYRSNDLEPGPRIIVFDYQPGRSGAHARHFLGNWHGHLMVDDYGGYKSLFAADREGAQPCIELGCMAHARRKFFDLHKANSCPMALEALQRIARLYAIEGEGKTMDIEARKQLRQEKSKPELTALHDWLIETRARTANGGGSAKALDYAIKRWPALIRYADSGHLPIDNNPVENSIRPIAIGKKNWLFAGSERGGQRAAAIQTLLGTAKLNGLNPARWLKDTLEKLPVWPNSRIDELLPFAVMDIKPQA
- the tnpB gene encoding IS66 family insertion sequence element accessory protein TnpB (TnpB, as the term is used for proteins encoded by IS66 family insertion elements, is considered an accessory protein, since TnpC, encoded by a neighboring gene, is a DDE family transposase.), whose product is MSGLIAHPVQIWFSVAAVDMRRGIDGLSSHVQQVLGHAPCAGSAFVFRNRAGNRIKVLLWDGTGVWLCQRRLHEGRFIGPKAGEPCVSLTVAQWEWLIAGVDWRRLSSVPSADLRA
- the tnpA gene encoding IS66 family insertion sequence element accessory protein TnpA, producing MNSMNNKQAEQIRHIEQWRASGLSQVEYSRRNELKPATFNYWVRHLDAEASAVRPLSPSRAGFLPVSIDKVAEPAAHALLLRTRQGYTLELSTSTSPRWLAELLQCLD
- a CDS encoding porin, with the translated sequence MLLRALAATGIMGLTMGAAQATGISEAGGLLETVGDLNPNSWKLLSDSGLKIGGWINGGVTYNANGNSMATTQGFNGGGATFGDRADMLQLNQLYVYLQRAVATEGDDWSFGGRFDFNYGTDSIFTQTYGIPTINVTTGNVNPTRGNWDLNIMRGQYYGIALPQAYLESYIPIGNGLNVKLGHFYTPIGYEVVTAPDNFFYTHAYSMQWEPFTHTGALFSYTFDPNWSALGGVITNSGTGGFDGGFNGQWGNWDGIAGLTLSSDDKNTSLYGSGTYGGTSSTPGSGTWSFFSLVLKHNFLDNLHFVLQHDHGFANNVCSVNGSNGRAACNIPVATSQNPQWYSINSELFYDLMEGLGAGMRVEWFRDNDGFRVSAPARVAAGWNPSTGSPGGMYNYVGANYTNSGLLSASYYEVTLGLNWKPLKWLTVRPNARFDWVSSSNLAVGYSPLGYNSSGAPQTTQFLFSTDAIIMF
- a CDS encoding CorA family divalent cation transporter, with product MIPKDIRPYFRDIYDHVKRLDQSRGGMREMLTAAMSINLILITVNQNEGIQRLAGWGAILAIPTMVFSLFGMNFRYMPELDWRYGYPVTLGLVVLSCVWLYRRLKRAGWL
- a CDS encoding FAD-dependent oxidoreductase produces the protein MQIFTVDERHRIVIVGGGAGGLELATRLGNTLGRRNKAIVTLLDYSPTHVWKPLLHEVAAGTLEPLDEALEYLGHSADNHYRFFPGRMNGLDRGKKEIRLESVLNEKGEEIVSGQCIGYDTLVMAVGSLSNDFGIKGVAEHCLFIDTQAEAEQFHRQFMEAYLRAQNQPKSSQRLEIVIVGGGATGIELSAELHRIVQALCEINAYRYDGGRPAEVGICIIEAAERLLPGLPPYLSAATSRQLEKLGIAVLTGERVLEVTREGLKTGKIPHVPAHIKVWAAGVKAPAFLLELDGLETNAINQLIVRRTLQTSLDDNIFVIGDCAACPQPHSNRNVPPTAQAAHQEASLTYTNILRRLHGKKLLEYSYRDYGCLVTFGKYSTVGTLMGNLLGQVFIEGFMARLVYLSLYKMHQAALFGAFRTALLAVVDTFTHGSWLNYGKIDARCARAPRGFASGPGYPLYAIMDAIVDQYSPVLLDFQLRLERIEADIFASRFNHETLVKLYELKREMLLLQTAAVPLLDICNALT
- a CDS encoding FecR family protein is translated as MHSNSMEETISNEAIEWFSKLHSGDAVPEDFVHFEEWRQLNPSHAEAYADVERFWAWLDTPAKRVFEREDAQSAASAQITALTRKPALSAPRFAGGRTRRRALAGFSLAAAVLMFTCLPGFFHFWNSDYHTGWGERRELVTEDGSRITLNTHSAISVAFSSQQRVIKLSEGEAYFQVAHNSARPFLVVTDYGVTQVTGTAFDVYKQSGQMTVTVSEGKVKVYREGARGQAIELTAGLQTTLNMYGAGPVLHTDARQVSAWKNGLLVFNQQSLASVVTELNRYFPGKIMIADPRIRQRIVSGAFDLAYPQDILSALEKNLELRSLSISRALTMLYQPGF
- a CDS encoding RNA polymerase sigma factor, with protein sequence MKSSIALIESTFLDIQKPLLQLLKRRLGCSHTAEDLMQETYLRVLQQDPASEIGNLRAYLFRIACNLATDHGRRAAVSSWNHIEPLEEDLVCPKPSPEKIAETGQELDRLEQLISELPAQCRRVFLLHKVQHLSHAEIARQLGISPRTVETHIGKALKLLRDRMRQS
- a CDS encoding restriction endonuclease subunit S domain-containing protein, which produces MALQREIAAKFNAVSEEAKRLEAIYQQKLTALDELKKSLLHQAFSGQL
- a CDS encoding Arm DNA-binding domain-containing protein, whose translation is MAINKLTDVAFRKIKPTDTEQLLADGGGLYVRVRSQSEEREQGYRPRVEESQ